The Flaviramulus sp. BrNp1-15 genome includes the window CATTTAGCAAAAAAGCATGGTTTTAAAGGTGAGTTTTTAGGTGTGTTTCCTGGAGGAGGAGGTTTTGATGTAGAATATATTCATCAATATAATCAACCAACTAAAAACAGAAAAATAATTTTAATAAAAGGCTTTCAAGGTCGTTCAGGTAGAGCTATAACAGTATTACAAGCTTTAGGTAAACTTAAAAAAACCTTAAGAGATTACGAGATTATTGTTTTTGGTGCAGGTGCAGAAGTAGTGAGTTATTACAATAAAGGTGAGCTTAAAAGCTGGAAAAACATCAAAATATTAGGTAGAATAAACCATGAAGATGTGTTACAATTCATGGGAAATGCTTTAATATATGTAGGTAATAGTAATTCTGATGGCATGCCAAATACGTTGTTAGAGGCTGTTATAGCAGGAGCTTTTCCTATTCAGTCTAATCCAGGAGGCGCAACAGCAGAAATTGTTGAACATGGTGTAAATGGTTTTTTAATTGAAGATTATAATGATTGTGCTGAAATAGAAAGTTTAATTGTTAAGGCAGTAAATAATATGAAATTAATTCAATCAGCACATATTTACAATCAAACAAAAATAAAGCCTAATTTAAGCAGGAAAAGCATTTCTAAAGAAGTTATTAAAAAATATAATTCAATTATTAATTGAAGATTTTAAATTTAAGGTTTAAAAAACAAACTGTATTTTAGCATGATATATATTAATATACTTTGTCGATGAAAAAAATAGGTTTCATTCCATTAAGAAAAGGTTCTAAAGGCATACCTAATAAAAATAAGCGTAAAATGGTTGGGCGACCACTTTTTACATGGGTGTTGGGTGAAGCTGTTTTTTCTAATTTAGATGAAATTGTTGTTTTTACGGATGATGAAACCATTATTGATTTTATAATAAAAGAATACTACTGGACAAACAAAGTAAAACCAATTTTAAGAAGTGCAGAAAGTGCTACCGATACAGCTTCAACCGAAATGGCTATGTTGGAATATGCTGAGGCTGTAGATTTCAATTTTGATATATTTTGCTTACTGCAGGCCACGTCGCCGTTTACAAAAAAAACAGATATTAATATTTGTTTAGATAAACTGATTGAAGGTTATGATTCAGCCTTAACAGTGGTAAATACACATCGGTTTCTTTGGGATAAAAATGGAAAACCTTTAAATTATAATCCTGACAAAAGACCACGTCGACAAGATTTTGATGGTTTACTCATTGAAAACGGCGCAGTTTATACCACAACAAAGAGTAGTCTTAAACAGACCAGAAATAGATTAGGAGGTAAAGTAGGAGTAGTTAATATGTCAGAAGATAGCCTACATGAAATAGATTCTGAGTCAGATTGGTTAGTTGTTGAAAATTTACTTATTGAACGTCAAAAAAGAGAAAAGAAATCTGAAAAAATAACACATTTAGTTTTAGATGTTGATGGTGTTTTTACCAATGGAACCATAACTTACACCAAAGATGGAGAGCATACCAAAAGTTTTGATATGCGTGATGGTATGGGATTAGAAATTTTAAGACAATATAACGTTCAGGTTATGGTAATGACATCAGAAAATTCAGAATTGGTCGCTAAACGTATGGAAAAACTGAAAATTGAGCATGTGTATTTAGGTGTAAAAGATAAATACAGCTTGTTGCAACATATTATAAAAACACATAAAATATCAATACACAATATAGCTTACATAGGTGACGATGTTAACGATTTATCTAATATTTGTAGTGTGGGTTGGTCGTTAGTACCAAATAATGCCACAGATATTGTGAAACAACATGCAGATATTGTGCTTTCTAAAAAATCTGGTGCTGGTGCTATAAGAGAAGCTTGTGAGTTTATACTAAATTATAATAAGAGATTTTAACCCCATAAATCTAATGAACACATATAAAAAACCATACATTATAGCAGAAATTGGTTGTAACCATAAAGGTGAAATGGAAATTGCTAAAGAACTTATAAAGGTTGCTAAAATATTTTGTAACGTAGATGCAGTAAAGTTTCAAAAGCGTAATAATAAGGAGTTATTAACCCAAGAACAATACAATAAACCTCACCCTAATCCCGTAAATTCTTATGGTAACACCTATGGTGAACATAGAGAGTATTTAGAATTTGATATTAATCAACACAAAGAATTAAAAGCATATTGCGAAGAAATAGGTATTACTTATTCTACATCTGTATGGGATTTAACATCAGCTAAAGAAATAGCTTCATTACATCCTGAGTTTATTAAAATTCCATCAGCATGTAATAATAATAAGGTTATGCTAGAATGGTTATGTCTTAATTATGAAGGAGAAATACATATTTCAACAGGAATGACCACCAAAGATGAAATAGAAAGTTTAGTAAATCTTTTCAAAAAGCATAATAGAAATAAAGATTTGGTTCTATATAATTGTACTTCGGGTTACCCTGTGCCTTTTAAAGATGTTTGTTTGTTAGATATTAATATATTGATTAAAAAATATAAAAATGATGTTAAATATATAGGTTTTTCAGGACATCATTTAGGAATAGCTGTAGATGTAGCTGCTTACACAATTGGAGCAAACATTATTGAACGCCATTATACTATAGATAGAACATGGAAAGGAACAGACCATGCAGCATCATTAGAACCAATGGGCTTACGTAAACTATCAAGAGATTTAAATGCGGTTCATAAAGCTTTACAATTTAAAAAGCAAGATATTTTGCCTATTGAACAAGTACAACGCGATAAGTTGAAAAATCAAAAAGTATAATCATGTTTTCATCCAATAAGATTAGGCTATTTTGGTGGAACGAAGTTAAGTTACAA containing:
- a CDS encoding acylneuraminate cytidylyltransferase, with product MKKIGFIPLRKGSKGIPNKNKRKMVGRPLFTWVLGEAVFSNLDEIVVFTDDETIIDFIIKEYYWTNKVKPILRSAESATDTASTEMAMLEYAEAVDFNFDIFCLLQATSPFTKKTDINICLDKLIEGYDSALTVVNTHRFLWDKNGKPLNYNPDKRPRRQDFDGLLIENGAVYTTTKSSLKQTRNRLGGKVGVVNMSEDSLHEIDSESDWLVVENLLIERQKREKKSEKITHLVLDVDGVFTNGTITYTKDGEHTKSFDMRDGMGLEILRQYNVQVMVMTSENSELVAKRMEKLKIEHVYLGVKDKYSLLQHIIKTHKISIHNIAYIGDDVNDLSNICSVGWSLVPNNATDIVKQHADIVLSKKSGAGAIREACEFILNYNKRF
- a CDS encoding N-acetylneuraminate synthase family protein — translated: MNTYKKPYIIAEIGCNHKGEMEIAKELIKVAKIFCNVDAVKFQKRNNKELLTQEQYNKPHPNPVNSYGNTYGEHREYLEFDINQHKELKAYCEEIGITYSTSVWDLTSAKEIASLHPEFIKIPSACNNNKVMLEWLCLNYEGEIHISTGMTTKDEIESLVNLFKKHNRNKDLVLYNCTSGYPVPFKDVCLLDINILIKKYKNDVKYIGFSGHHLGIAVDVAAYTIGANIIERHYTIDRTWKGTDHAASLEPMGLRKLSRDLNAVHKALQFKKQDILPIEQVQRDKLKNQKV
- a CDS encoding glycosyltransferase family 4 protein, with the translated sequence MRIVMVSIPTLHFFRWADQLKNSGHEVFWFDISGMSDYVEKLNWLEQKINWKLKHQYPGRVFIKKTYPKLYNFIQSYNENKTETIFEEYLKDIKPDLVHSFALYVSCTPIYEVMKKYENIKWVYSSWGSDLFYFQNNKAYLDDIQRILPRINYLFTDCERDYHLAKKHGFKGEFLGVFPGGGGFDVEYIHQYNQPTKNRKIILIKGFQGRSGRAITVLQALGKLKKTLRDYEIIVFGAGAEVVSYYNKGELKSWKNIKILGRINHEDVLQFMGNALIYVGNSNSDGMPNTLLEAVIAGAFPIQSNPGGATAEIVEHGVNGFLIEDYNDCAEIESLIVKAVNNMKLIQSAHIYNQTKIKPNLSRKSISKEVIKKYNSIIN